The Planctomycetaceae bacterium genome includes the window TTTTCCCAGTGATCAAAACCAATCGGCTTCTCCGGTGCTGCTTCGCCAAACGTCTGTGCCTCCTTGCGGCGATTCAGTTCAGCGAAAAGTTCTTTTCCGTTTCCAAACTCGGCTGCGAGCTCAGCGTACTTGTCATTAAGACGCGAGATATGCCGCAGCGATTCCTCATCCGCACCCTGCATATAAGCATGCACGCCATCGGCATACGCTCTCCATGCCAGTTCAATGTGTAAATCTTTGATGAGTTCCTCATTGGTGAGCGCATTCTCTGAACGCATCTCGTCGATTCTGGCTCTGGCGAGTGTCTTCGCAGCCAATTCATTATGCCCTAGTTTGGCAAGCCATGCGGCCCGCACGATTCCGGGCGTGCCGGCTGCAGATCCTGTGGACATTGCAGACATGCGACGATGAATGTGGCGAAAGTCATCATCGTCGTTGTTGTCGTTGCTGTCCGCATCCGGCTCCAGGAGCGATCTGGATTCGTCAACAAAATCGCGACGTTTGAATTCCTTCGGCGCCGAAATCCAGTCGTTGTCCAGGAAGTACACGCGAGCAGAAACCATATCTGATGCAGGCTGATACCATGCCCCGGTTTCGAATTCGCCCGATGAACCCCAACACGAACGTGCAGCAATTGTCACGGTACAGTACTGTTTCTCAGTTGGATCGGTAAGCGGATCTCCGATCAGGCTGAGCAGCATCTTGCGGTCGTCACTTGATAGCTGCGCGGACGAAGCGTCCTGCGAGAAAAAGGGACACGCAACTATCGCAGCGGCAAATACCAGGCAGGTTGAGACCCATATGCGATTCACCAACGTAAACTGCATCAGCTGTTCTCCAGGTCCAGTCCGGAACCAAACTCAACGACGCTTCGGTTTGAGCCTCATTCTATACTGCGACATCGACGGCATGCACGCAGCCAAATCAGATATATGCGACCTCGCTTCATGGGGTCACGCGCCAAACAGTGATCTGGCCTTCGTCGTCCCCGGCGGCGAGCAGTCCCCCGTTCGGCGAGAACGCAAGCGAGTGGAATCTTCATCCGCAATTGCAGGAGAAACGGCAGTGATGATAAGGGCCACCACTGCAAGTGCTTTGGACAGCATCGGCATGACGCCCCCTTCAGATCGTCGACTGTGTGGTGCAAACCGGGGTCTTGCGAGCCTGTCGCATCCCGTGTGATGATAGTCAGGCGGAAGCGCATTGCACAACGTGAACTCACCTCACAGAGCGTTGATGTATTCGTTACAGCGTTGCATTCAGGGTGGTCTTGATTCGACGTATTTGTTTCCGAACAACCATCGGAATGCGTTCCAGAATGGGCGACGGACCAAATAACTGCGAAAAGCGATCGACAACATCGGGCAGCGCGATCTGAAGCTGGTCGCTCATGGTGGCAACTGCCTTCGTCACGACTGCTGCTCGCACGCCCAGATCTTCTGCGACAGCCTGGAGTTGCCTGACGCCAATCTGATCCGGGTCGGTTACACCGCCCAAACTCATTGCCAGGTGGCGAGAAATGTTCTTGTAGTTCCTTGTGCAGACAAGATCGTAGAAGGGTGCAAGCTGCAGACGACGTCGATCGACGTACAACAGTGACAAATTCTTTCCATGTGCATCTGCGTTTCCGATCAACAGATTAAAGAGCGTCCAGTGCATCAGTTTCTGAAGTTCGACCAGTGGAAAAGAAGTATGACGACGGATAATTTCAGCACACTGTCGCAGTCCCGGGCCGCCTTCTTTTTCGTATTTACAGGCGGCACCAATTCCCAGTGCCTGACAGAAATCTTCCTGATGCAGTCGTCGATAACCTCCGTTTTCAGCGACGCGATCATAGCGCGCGATGACGGCAATGGCCGATCGTTTTGTCGGTCGCAGACGAATGTCCACGACTGGTAATCCGACAGCACTGGCCAGCATGGTGACAAACGTTTCATTCTCCGGCAGGTGCGAATAAATCGGAGACGCAAACTTCAACAGCGACGTACTGGGCGTGTTGCCAAGCGGAATAAAAATGCCGTCTTCTTTCACATGCACCGGCAGCTTGTCCTGAGCTCCTGCCAGTGACAGTCGCACCTCATCCTGTCCCGTCACCGCAGAAAATGCATTCGGTGTTCCAATGGACCAGTCCGCCAGCTGACGTTCACTGACGGCTTCATAGCGCTGATCCTGCTCTGTCGGTGTGCCGGAACGCGTAATCGCCAGAGCCCCGGCGCAATCTCCTCCAATCGCTTTCAACAATTCAAAATCGTTACCTTGCGAGATCTGCAGTGACTGGCAAATCTGCAGGCGAACGTTCGCTTCGGGAAGCAGGTTCACAAAGAAATTGTGGCTTGCCTGGGCATCGAATTTGCCGTCCAGTGGAAGAGAGATTGAAACCGGAAAGCTGTCCGGGTTGCTCTGCCACTCCTGACAATATCGAAACTCTATCAGCCCGGAAGCAGACAGCGTCAGTTCGCCCACGGTGTGTTGCTGATAGTGTACAAATAAGGTTTCAGCCACGCTGATCACCTCGTTGTTCCACGTGCAGTTCCAGCCCGAACAACTGCAATACGCTGATTGCCAGGCCCAGCTGTAACGTCGGTTTGCCGCGTTCCAGCTCCGACAAAAAACGAACACCCACGCCAGCCAGTGCCGCGGCGTCTTTCAGTGTCATGCCAGCTTCTTTTCGTCGTTGGCGCACGAGCTGGCCAATCTGACCTGCACTATCGACCTTCACCATCAAGATAATCCCGAGCGGGAATTTTTTGAACAATTCAACCATAGATCACAGAAAATGTCCCGAGCGGGAATATTAGGCTGCATTTGCCCATGCGTCAAGCAGATTTTTCCCGATCGGGAATATATGCGGAGTCGACTCGTTACACGCGTCAACGGATGGGGAACAGGACAATGTCCCTGAGAGTGCCCGAAACGTGACAGATCAAGCGACAGGAAAGCCCAGCGTTATCGGGCCTTCAGCAAACATCCTTCCTGAAGCAGATCCCCGGGATGCAGCACGACATGTTCGCCTGCGGACAGTCCATCCAGAACTTCGGCCTCAGCATCATTGCGATGTCCCAGTTTCAGCAGTGTCGTGACAGCGCGATTATTGACGTCACGAAAAACGGCCCATTGATTGCCCGAACGAAAGAGTGCCCCGGCCGGCACTTTCAAAACATCCTGACCTTGCCACGTAACGATTCTGGCATCCACACGATAGCCATCCCCTAAAGCCGGCGGTTCGTCCGCCGATTCGAAATCGATGATCACGTTAACACGCTGTTCTTCGATCCCCAGTGCGGAGATCTTTGTGAAGGCGGATGGCTCCACCAGTCGCACTTTTCCAGTCAACGGCTTGTCACCGCCCCACTGTTCCAGAAATACCATCGCTCCCGGTTCGATACGAACGGCATCACTCGAAAGGACATCAACTTCCACTTCGAGGTCGGCAGGATCGCCGACTTCCAGCAGCGGTGCGCCGGCCGCCACGACGGTTGCGCTTTCCTGAAACACTCGCAGGACGCGCCCGGTAATAGGGGATCGAATCGGTAACTGAAATTCCCTGCTTTCTGCGGCTGCTTGAGCTTTCTCCGTCTTATCGTCAGTAGTCGCAGTTGCGTCACTGGTATGAATCAATGCCGCCTGAGCCAATTTGAGTTCAAATTCTGCGATCTGTTGAGCATAAACGGCATCCGAATATTCAGAACGAGCGACCGCGAACGACAGTTTGGCAGCGTCCAGATCACTCTTCCCGGTGGCATTCTCTTCTGAGAGCTTCTGAATGCGTCCCAGTTCTGTTTCGGAAAAATTCAGTTTCTCCTCCGCCAGCTTCAAGCGCGGTTCCAGCTGAGCAATCCTCGCTTCTGCCGTTTTCACGCGAGCCTCCGCCTCGGCCAGTGCGCGTGGGTCCAGCAACGAAGGATCTGTGGGCTGAATCACAGCAACCTGAGTTTCGCTTGCGGTGACGACATCACCTGGATCCAAATCGACTCGAACAAGCCGTCCGGATAACGGTGCGGAAATAATATACTTCTCCCGAATCCGCGTACGGCCATCATCCTGAACGGTCTGCACCATGTCGCCCCGAGAAACCTCGGCAAGGTCGACGGCGACTGGTTTGGGTTGCAGCAGGAACCACACCAAAGCAGCAAAGCTCAGGAGTCCGGTGATGATGATGATTCGACGCATAATTGTGATTTCAAAACAAGACCGAAGGCATGGATTCATTCACGGCTCTTCAGCACTTCCACCATGTCCAGTTGATCAATTCGCCGGCGCACAAGCAGGCTTGAAACAATGGTCGCCAGCAACACAACGACGGACGCAAACAGGTAGGTGAACCGGCTGATAATGAACGGGATGCGATACATTTCTGTCTGCAGAGCCTGACAGGTCAGCCATGCCAGAATGTGCCCGATCATCAGTCCCAGTGGTATAGCAATGACGGTCAGAACAGCCAGTTCTCCCAGCAGGATCCCCGAGACTTCACCCGTTGTGAATCCAAGAACTCGCAGTGTAGCCAGTTCACGACTGCGTTCCGCCAGGGCAATTCGGGCCGTATTGTAGACGACTCCACAGGCAATCACGCAGGCGAAGGCAATGTTGAACAACCGCATACGCAACTGATTTTCTGCAATCGTATCCAGGAAGCTTTGAATCGTCGCCATTTTGACGGTGACACCTGCCACACGGGGCGTCTGCTTGAGCGTTTCGTAAAGCTGCTGCTGACCGGAGGCATCGACCGTCAACCACGCGCCGGAAACCATCGGGCGTTCGGCCATGATTCGATCAATAACCTTGCTGTGAACATACGCATTGGTTCCGCTGAAGTCGCGAATCAGACCGGACACGATCAGGCTGGTCTGAGGCCGCTTACCTTCCAGTACATCGACGGCGACTCGATCACCCACAGACACATTGAGCAGTTGAGCCAGTTTTTCGGAAATCAAAAGACCGGATTCCGGCAGCTGGATCTCCCTGACGTCCGCATCGAACAGTCGAAAAAGCTCCCGCTGCGCTGACAAACCCATCAATGCCAGACGCCGATCGCGCGGACCGAATGTCAGCCGCACGGGAAGCGAACGGAATGCTTCGACCTGGATAACGCAAGGCAAATTGTGCAGTTCATTCAGCACCGTTTTTGGTGTTGGCTCATAGAAAGTCACCATAACGTCATCACGCTGAGCCATCCGAAACTGAAACTCAATCAGATAATCCAGAGCGTCTGACCCAAAGCTGCCGACAACCATCACGGCCGTTCCCAAACCAATCCCCAGACAACTGAGCGAGGACTTCCAGGGACGCCGTTGCAGTTGACGCAGAATCATCCGCCAGGTCTGCGAAAACCAGCGTTGCAGTCCAAAGCGTTCCACAAGTGTCGGTTGGTATCTGGGTGGAGGTTCGGGCCGCATGGCTTCAGCAGGAGGCAATTGCACCGCGGCGGCAACGGCACTCAGGCTGCCAATGGAAGCCGCCACAAGGCTCAGCGAGGAAGCGAGTACCGTCGATCGCAAATCCATCGCAAAATGGAACATCGGAAAACGGTAAAACTGGGTGTAGATGCTGGTTAAGCCGTGCCCCATCCACGCCCCGACGGCAGTCCCCAGCACGACACCACAAAACACAATCACGGCGATCATCTGAAAATAATGCAGTCCGACTTCCACGTTGGAATAGCCGAATGCTTTCATTGCCGCAATTTGTTCGCGCTGTGTGCTGATCAGTCGCGACAGCACGATGTTCAGAAGAAACGCGGCCACGGCCAGAAAGACGATTGGCACAATCATTCCTGTGCCTCGCAACTGGGTGATTTCTTCATCCAGATAACGTGCCGATACTTGTTCGTCCCGGCCGTAGGCTCCCCCGTTGCCCCAGGGATCCAGCAGCAGATCCATGCGGCGTTTCGCTTCGTCTTCGGATGCTCCGTACATCAGTGATACGCTGACATCGTTAAAGGCTTCCTTCATATCGAAGGCCGCTTCCATCGTGGTGACGGGCATCCAGAAGATCCCAAAGCGTTTCGTGTCCGGCAGCATGTCTCCGGCTTTGATCTGCAGCACATATTCCGGCGACAGCGCAACACCAACGATTCGCAGTGTTCGCAGGCGGCCGTTCAGAATAGCCTGCACGGAATCCCCCGGCCTGAAACTGTGTTCCGCCGCAAACGATTCGCCCACCAGTACTTCCAGACCATGTCCAATTTGAGGCATTCGACCGCGCCGCAGATAAACCTGATTCAATCGCGATGTGCCGGTGTCCGGAATGGAAATCAGGCGAGCCACCGCAGGCTCGGCCAGACCTTCGACCATCATGGTGACGTCGCGCACAATTCGTGCCTCAACCTGCGCCACTCCGTCAATTTCATTGAGTCGTGTTGCGACATGCAGGGGAGCCCGTTTAACAGAAGCAAACAGATGGGCGAAGGCAAACCGTCCGTAGTAGGTATCGCGTGTTTCGGAGAGTGATTCCAGCGTGCTGAGCGACATCACACTGATAGCAACACCACAGGCAATTACGGCAGCAACGGCAACGGCCTGGCCCCGCAGCGTCCAGAGATCGCGAACTAATTTTCGGTGAATCGCGAGCATGAATTACCATTCGATCTCGCACGGCAGTTTTTTGTGATCGTTGATACGTTCATCAACAATGCGACCATCCGACATGCTGATCACGCGATCCGCCATCGCTGCAATCGCTGCGTTGTGAGTGATGACGGCCGTTGTTGTGCCAAGTTCTCGATTCACACGCTCAATCACTTCCAGCACCAGAACACCAGTCGTGACATCCAGGGCACCGGTTGGTTCGTCACACAGCAGAACACCCGGCTGCTTGGCAATCGCGCGCGCTATGGCAACCCGCTGCTGTTCACCTCCGGACATCTGAGATGGAAAATGGTTGCGACGTGCTTTCAATCCCACCATTTCCAGCGCGTCGGCAGGTTTCATCGGGTGCTCGCAGATTTCCGTGACCAGAGCGACATTCTCTTCGGCCGTCAAACTGGGAATCAGATTGTAGAACTGAAAGACAAAGCCGACATGATTTCGCCGGAACCGCGTGAGCTGCGAGTCGGTCATGGCCGTAAGCTCGCCGTTGCGAAAAAAAACCCGGCCGGACGTAGGCACATCCAAAGCACCAAGGATGTTCAGCAACGTTGATTTACCACTTCCGGACGGCCCCACCAGGACAACAAACTCTCCTTCATAGAGTTTCACACTCGTGCCGCGCAGGGCAGTCACATCCACTTCGCCCATGCGATATACACGGGTAATATCGCGCGCTTCAAAAACGGCGGTCCGAGTTTCAGGTTGTAAAGGGGACTTGGACATTCATGCAGAATCACAGGTGGTCCTGGATGTACGGTAAGCCGGGATAATATCAGTTTGTCGAATCGCCTGCTGCGCAGCGCGAAATTGATGCCTGACCATCGGACACCTGAACGCGGAAAGTGCGGACACGGGAAGCGGGTGAAAAGACAAGAGGCTTCAGGTTTAAGGCGTCGGGATCAGAAAAGTGCAGGAACGATTCCTGGCTCACGGCACCGTGTGGTGCCGTGCGTAGCTGCGTTCGGCCGGCTGTCTTCCAGCCATCACTTATCCACGACCGGCGTTCACTCTGCCGGCATCTCTCCGATGCGAAACCATCCGTCCGGGGACTGGTGATGCTGAGCATTCGCAAAGCGAAGAGGCAGCCCATTCGAGAGCGGATTCACTACACGAAAGACAAGGACATCGGTACCCGTCGGAATTTGTGAATTCTCCAGTGTGAACAGCCAGGTACGGTCGGCGTCGCCTGGCAACAACCCTGTAATTTTCCAGTCCGTGGGCCACTGCCGCAAGGTTGCCTGCCTGCTGTCGAACGCTGCCATGACTACTTTCCAGTCGTAATAGAATGGCGCGACACCGGTGTTGCGCAGCTGCACTTTCACGTTCGTTCGGCTGGCTTCGTGCTTGATGCTGGTCTGCGTCACGTGAAATTCATAGCCCATTTTCTGAACGGCGATGCTGGCATTCTTCACTCGCACGCGGGATTGTTTCTTTTCCATCATGCCCGTATCCAGAAGCCAGCTGGCATGGGTTTCCCGAACACACTGGCCGAAATCCTGAGCCTGCTTGTGATCGACGTTGTCGTCAAAGATGCTGCCCCAGAGCTCGGGACGGATCTCGCCTCCGATCGGGTGCGTTTTCCATTTCGACA containing:
- a CDS encoding type II toxin-antitoxin system HipA family toxin, translating into MAETLFVHYQQHTVGELTLSASGLIEFRYCQEWQSNPDSFPVSISLPLDGKFDAQASHNFFVNLLPEANVRLQICQSLQISQGNDFELLKAIGGDCAGALAITRSGTPTEQDQRYEAVSERQLADWSIGTPNAFSAVTGQDEVRLSLAGAQDKLPVHVKEDGIFIPLGNTPSTSLLKFASPIYSHLPENETFVTMLASAVGLPVVDIRLRPTKRSAIAVIARYDRVAENGGYRRLHQEDFCQALGIGAACKYEKEGGPGLRQCAEIIRRHTSFPLVELQKLMHWTLFNLLIGNADAHGKNLSLLYVDRRRLQLAPFYDLVCTRNYKNISRHLAMSLGGVTDPDQIGVRQLQAVAEDLGVRAAVVTKAVATMSDQLQIALPDVVDRFSQLFGPSPILERIPMVVRKQIRRIKTTLNATL
- a CDS encoding helix-turn-helix domain-containing protein, which encodes MVKVDSAGQIGQLVRQRRKEAGMTLKDAAALAGVGVRFLSELERGKPTLQLGLAISVLQLFGLELHVEQRGDQRG
- a CDS encoding HlyD family efflux transporter periplasmic adaptor subunit; the protein is MRRIIIITGLLSFAALVWFLLQPKPVAVDLAEVSRGDMVQTVQDDGRTRIREKYIISAPLSGRLVRVDLDPGDVVTASETQVAVIQPTDPSLLDPRALAEAEARVKTAEARIAQLEPRLKLAEEKLNFSETELGRIQKLSEENATGKSDLDAAKLSFAVARSEYSDAVYAQQIAEFELKLAQAALIHTSDATATTDDKTEKAQAAAESREFQLPIRSPITGRVLRVFQESATVVAAGAPLLEVGDPADLEVEVDVLSSDAVRIEPGAMVFLEQWGGDKPLTGKVRLVEPSAFTKISALGIEEQRVNVIIDFESADEPPALGDGYRVDARIVTWQGQDVLKVPAGALFRSGNQWAVFRDVNNRAVTTLLKLGHRNDAEAEVLDGLSAGEHVVLHPGDLLQEGCLLKAR
- a CDS encoding ABC transporter permease, translating into MLAIHRKLVRDLWTLRGQAVAVAAVIACGVAISVMSLSTLESLSETRDTYYGRFAFAHLFASVKRAPLHVATRLNEIDGVAQVEARIVRDVTMMVEGLAEPAVARLISIPDTGTSRLNQVYLRRGRMPQIGHGLEVLVGESFAAEHSFRPGDSVQAILNGRLRTLRIVGVALSPEYVLQIKAGDMLPDTKRFGIFWMPVTTMEAAFDMKEAFNDVSVSLMYGASEDEAKRRMDLLLDPWGNGGAYGRDEQVSARYLDEEITQLRGTGMIVPIVFLAVAAFLLNIVLSRLISTQREQIAAMKAFGYSNVEVGLHYFQMIAVIVFCGVVLGTAVGAWMGHGLTSIYTQFYRFPMFHFAMDLRSTVLASSLSLVAASIGSLSAVAAAVQLPPAEAMRPEPPPRYQPTLVERFGLQRWFSQTWRMILRQLQRRPWKSSLSCLGIGLGTAVMVVGSFGSDALDYLIEFQFRMAQRDDVMVTFYEPTPKTVLNELHNLPCVIQVEAFRSLPVRLTFGPRDRRLALMGLSAQRELFRLFDADVREIQLPESGLLISEKLAQLLNVSVGDRVAVDVLEGKRPQTSLIVSGLIRDFSGTNAYVHSKVIDRIMAERPMVSGAWLTVDASGQQQLYETLKQTPRVAGVTVKMATIQSFLDTIAENQLRMRLFNIAFACVIACGVVYNTARIALAERSRELATLRVLGFTTGEVSGILLGELAVLTVIAIPLGLMIGHILAWLTCQALQTEMYRIPFIISRFTYLFASVVVLLATIVSSLLVRRRIDQLDMVEVLKSRE
- a CDS encoding ABC transporter ATP-binding protein — translated: MSKSPLQPETRTAVFEARDITRVYRMGEVDVTALRGTSVKLYEGEFVVLVGPSGSGKSTLLNILGALDVPTSGRVFFRNGELTAMTDSQLTRFRRNHVGFVFQFYNLIPSLTAEENVALVTEICEHPMKPADALEMVGLKARRNHFPSQMSGGEQQRVAIARAIAKQPGVLLCDEPTGALDVTTGVLVLEVIERVNRELGTTTAVITHNAAIAAMADRVISMSDGRIVDERINDHKKLPCEIEW